The following coding sequences lie in one Apium graveolens cultivar Ventura chromosome 1, ASM990537v1, whole genome shotgun sequence genomic window:
- the LOC141672298 gene encoding carbonic anhydrase 2-like isoform X2, with protein MEPGSYEDAIAALQNLLSEKSGLEGVAAAKIKQLTAELEAEFNPVEKIQAGFTHFKTEKYEKNPDLFGELAKGQSPKFLVFACSDSRVCPSHILNFQPGEAFIVRNIANMVPPFDKTKYSGAGAAIEYAVVHLKVESILVIGHSCCGGIKGLMSLPDDGTTASDFIEDWVKICAPAKAKVKGELGHLASPEQHTCLEKEAVNVSLANLLTYPFVREAVAKNALTLKGGHYDFVQGSFELWSLDFGLTTSITI; from the exons ATGGAGCCAGGTTCATACGAGGACGCCATTGCTGCTCTACAGAACCTTCTCAG TGAAAAGAGTGGCCTCGAAGGGGTCGCCGCCGCTAAGATCAAGCAATTAACCGCCGAGTTGGAAGCTGAGTTTAACCCGGTTGAGAAGATTCAAGCCGGGTTCACACATTTCAAGACTGAGAAATACGA AAAGAATCCGGATTTGTTTGGTGAGCTTGCCAAGGGGCAGAGTCCAAAG TTTTTGGTGTTTGCCTGCTCAGACTCTCGAGTTTGCCCTTCTCATATCCTCAATTTTCAGCCAGGAGAAGCCTTTATAGTCAGAAACATTGCAAACATGGTCCCTCCATTTGACAAG ACAAAATACTCTGGAGCAGGGGCGGCCATCGAATATGCTGTAGTTCACTTAAAg GTGGAGAGTATTTTAGTTATTGGACATAGCTGTTGTGGTGGGATTAAGGGTCTTATGTCTCTTCCTGATGATGGGACCACTGCCAG TGATTTCATCGAGGACTGGGTGAAAATATGTGCACCTGCAAAGGCTAAGGTGAAAGGAGAATTAGGCCATTTGGCTAGCCCAGAACAGCACACATGTTTGGAGAAA GAGGCTGTGAATGTGTCGCTGGCGAACCTACTCACATATCCATTTGTTAGAGAAGCTGTAGCGAAGAACGCTCTGACGTTGAAAGGAGGACACTACGATTTTGTTCAGGGGTCTTTTGAGTTGTGGAGTCTTGATTTTGGCCTTACAACTTCAATCACCATCTGA
- the LOC141672298 gene encoding carbonic anhydrase 2-like isoform X1 → MKKCMLLCCGASVKSQVEDMEPGSYEDAIAALQNLLSEKSGLEGVAAAKIKQLTAELEAEFNPVEKIQAGFTHFKTEKYEKNPDLFGELAKGQSPKFLVFACSDSRVCPSHILNFQPGEAFIVRNIANMVPPFDKTKYSGAGAAIEYAVVHLKVESILVIGHSCCGGIKGLMSLPDDGTTASDFIEDWVKICAPAKAKVKGELGHLASPEQHTCLEKEAVNVSLANLLTYPFVREAVAKNALTLKGGHYDFVQGSFELWSLDFGLTTSITI, encoded by the exons ATGAAGAAGTGCATGCTGCTCTGTTGTGGTGCCTCTGTCAAGTCCCAG GTTGAAGATATGGAGCCAGGTTCATACGAGGACGCCATTGCTGCTCTACAGAACCTTCTCAG TGAAAAGAGTGGCCTCGAAGGGGTCGCCGCCGCTAAGATCAAGCAATTAACCGCCGAGTTGGAAGCTGAGTTTAACCCGGTTGAGAAGATTCAAGCCGGGTTCACACATTTCAAGACTGAGAAATACGA AAAGAATCCGGATTTGTTTGGTGAGCTTGCCAAGGGGCAGAGTCCAAAG TTTTTGGTGTTTGCCTGCTCAGACTCTCGAGTTTGCCCTTCTCATATCCTCAATTTTCAGCCAGGAGAAGCCTTTATAGTCAGAAACATTGCAAACATGGTCCCTCCATTTGACAAG ACAAAATACTCTGGAGCAGGGGCGGCCATCGAATATGCTGTAGTTCACTTAAAg GTGGAGAGTATTTTAGTTATTGGACATAGCTGTTGTGGTGGGATTAAGGGTCTTATGTCTCTTCCTGATGATGGGACCACTGCCAG TGATTTCATCGAGGACTGGGTGAAAATATGTGCACCTGCAAAGGCTAAGGTGAAAGGAGAATTAGGCCATTTGGCTAGCCCAGAACAGCACACATGTTTGGAGAAA GAGGCTGTGAATGTGTCGCTGGCGAACCTACTCACATATCCATTTGTTAGAGAAGCTGTAGCGAAGAACGCTCTGACGTTGAAAGGAGGACACTACGATTTTGTTCAGGGGTCTTTTGAGTTGTGGAGTCTTGATTTTGGCCTTACAACTTCAATCACCATCTGA